From Halorubrum salinarum, the proteins below share one genomic window:
- a CDS encoding ZIP family metal transporter → MVAIDAYAFVFVAGLITALATGIGALPFFFFETISDRGNVALWGFASGIMLAASLFGLVQEGLAEGTVVEIGVGMLAGVVLVVIAHEVLLDADIDPREYAEADFKKLILILGVLTVHSFPEGIAVGVSFADLGLEGGTTLFGFTVPLLAVFMTVAISIHNVPEGTAISIPLRSMGVSKWKMVWWSVFSSLPQPIGAVMAFAFVRYAREVLPYGFGFAAGAMIYLVLTEFVPEALETGADLPRGGKPVLVGGIALGVALMVPLAYL, encoded by the coding sequence ATGGTCGCTATCGACGCCTACGCGTTCGTGTTCGTCGCCGGACTGATCACGGCGCTGGCGACCGGGATCGGCGCGCTCCCGTTCTTCTTCTTCGAGACGATCAGCGACCGCGGGAACGTGGCGCTGTGGGGCTTCGCGTCGGGGATCATGCTCGCGGCGTCGCTGTTCGGCCTCGTCCAGGAGGGACTCGCGGAGGGGACGGTCGTCGAGATCGGCGTCGGGATGCTGGCGGGGGTCGTCCTCGTCGTCATCGCCCACGAGGTGCTGCTGGACGCCGACATCGATCCGAGGGAGTACGCCGAGGCGGACTTCAAGAAGCTGATCCTGATCCTCGGCGTGCTGACGGTCCACAGCTTCCCCGAGGGGATCGCTGTCGGCGTCTCCTTCGCCGACCTCGGGCTCGAGGGCGGCACCACGCTGTTCGGCTTCACCGTCCCGCTGTTGGCCGTGTTCATGACCGTCGCCATCTCGATCCACAACGTCCCCGAGGGGACGGCCATCTCGATCCCGCTGCGGTCGATGGGCGTCTCGAAGTGGAAGATGGTGTGGTGGTCGGTGTTCTCCAGCCTCCCGCAGCCGATCGGGGCGGTGATGGCGTTCGCGTTCGTGCGGTACGCCCGCGAGGTCCTCCCGTACGGCTTCGGCTTCGCGGCGGGCGCGATGATCTACCTCGTGCTCACCGAGTTCGTCCCCGAGGCGCTCGAAACGGGCGCCGACCTCCCGCGGGGCGGCAAGCCGGTCCTCGTCGGCGGGATCGCGCTCGGCGTCGCGCTGATGGTCCCGCTGGCGTACCTGTGA